The following are encoded together in the Salvelinus alpinus chromosome 29, SLU_Salpinus.1, whole genome shotgun sequence genome:
- the LOC139559450 gene encoding sclerostin domain-containing protein 1-like: MLLTTSGYQLALFCLLIRSCQAVKNGATETLNAQLISTVQDTPSSNVSMNQARNGGRRLTSDARKEQGQAQSQVGCRELRSTKYISDGQCTSLNPVKELVCAGECLPSHLLPNWIGSGPGYTGKFWSRREAQEWRCVIDRTRTQRIRLQCQNGSSRTYKITVVTSCKCKRYSRQNNDSGNGKSEVEVGQAQGQGQSSTPQVPKRRKGKEGKNGRSGQEDWAEEQPKND; encoded by the exons ATGCTTCTTACCACGAGTGGGTACCAGCTTGCGCTATTTTGCCTTCTGATAAGAAGCTGTCAAGCTGTCAAGAACGGCGCCACGGAAACGTTAAACGCTCAGTTGATAAGTACGGTCCAGGATACACCGAGTAGTAATGTATCAATGAATCAAGCACGCAACGGAGGAAGACGTTTGACCAGCGATGCGAGGAAAG AGCAGGGCCAGGCGCAGAGCCAGGTGGGCTGCAGAGAGCTGCGCTCCACCAAGTACATATCAGACGGCCAGTGCACCAGCCTGAACCCGGTCAAGGAGCTGGTGTGTGCTGGGGAGTGTCTCCCCTCCCACCTTCTGCCCAACTGGATTGGCTCCGGCCCCGGCTACACCGGAAAGTTCTGGAGCCGGCGGGAGGCCCAGGAGTGGCGTTGCGTCATCGACCGGACCCGGACCCAGCGCATCAGACTGCAGTGTCAGAACGGAAGCTCCAGAACCTACAAGATCACTGTGGTTACTTCTTGCAAGTGTAAACGCTACTCCAGGCAGAACAATGACTCAGGGAATGGGAAGTCAGAGGTGGAGGTTGGGCAGGCCCAGGGGCAGGGGCAGAGCTCCACACCCCAGGTGcccaagaggaggaagggaaaggAAGGGAAGAATGGACGTTCTGGGCAGGAGGACTGGGCTGAAGAACAGCCTAAAAATGACTGA